One genomic window of Mycteria americana isolate JAX WOST 10 ecotype Jacksonville Zoo and Gardens chromosome 6, USCA_MyAme_1.0, whole genome shotgun sequence includes the following:
- the PDZD7 gene encoding PDZ domain-containing protein 7 isoform X1: MAQGWDAALSGMTAGSRSQSSSSEASLAPRCLLSKQSRLLNGAARGSRAASPMGRVILINTPIEASSNESDIINAITVEKSVDGRLGFSVRGGSEHGLGIFVSKVEEGSAAEQAGLCVGDKITEVNSVSLENITMSSAVKVLTGNNRLRMVVRRMGRVPGIKFSKEKTAWVDVVNRRLVVEKSGSTPSESGSEDGLRRIVHLYTTSDDYCLGFNIRGGREFGLGIYVSKVDPGGLAEQNGIRVGDQVLAANGVKFEDISHSKAVEVLKGQTHIMLTIKETGRFPAYKEMVAEYCWLSRLTNGQLQQLSQTSETSSSISSYSSGPAPGAVNGLGTATPGPPTRTVDVAISTEDGPRRGWARERAERAMQTEPATEGLPETRRTVRPPELLRDTAIRGQGAREPPGTHPRRAFAHSPKTALLLALSRPRQPITRSQSDLTVAEEKRKKEKPEVQGARGAPPGLHRSKTLVNLFFKGGRATSQSWVPPSQEPPASDRRARAKSPGRPDGDRVGAVQKFVIRSLKREKSRRASILGPAGIAALQPNGSDPEARLPHIQDTAARLLSPDEVTAVLRHCSRYLREGSVEDLVRPLLAILDRPEKVLLLRDVRSVVAPTDLGRFDSMVMPLELEAFDALKSRSVRSPALRPAHHDVPPKRHLITPVPDYRGGFLLKPAGAPEPEEAGGLQASPARPRASPSPRRLHPRTYTPLPDVPVDAYACASRPPPATSPQPPNWLLAEPPPGEGHGRLRSPRPPWHKEPPGSVPDGGADVLGKPRWARPLLAPLFGGPGGEVGAGAATNGPGDAGREEEEEEEYRLLTVTLSKLKHSLGISISGGIESRAQPVVKIEKIFPGGAAFLSGVLKAGQELVSVDGESLQNVTHQRAVDIIRQAYRNKAKEPMELVVRVAGVPPE; the protein is encoded by the exons ATGGCCCAGGGCTGGGACGCAGCGCTGTCGGGGATGACGGCGGGCAGCCGGTCGCAGAGCTCCAGCAGCGAGGCCAGCCTGGCTCCCCGCTGCCTCCTCAGCAAGCAGAGCCGCCTGCTCAACGGGGCCGCCCGGGGCAGCCGTGCCGCCTCCCCCATGGGCCGCGTCATCCTCATCAACACCCCCATCGAAG CCAGCAGCAACGAGAGTGACATCATCAATGCCATCACAGTGGAGAAGAGCGTGGACGGCAGGCTGGGCTTCAGCGTCCGCGGCGGCTCTGAGCACGGGCTGGGCATCTTCGTCAGCAAGGTGGAGGAGGGCAGCGCTGCCG AGCAGGCCGGGCTGTGTGTTGGTGACAAGATCACGGAGGTGAACAGCGTGAGCCTGGAGAACATCACCATGAGCAGCGCCGTCAAGGTCCTCACTGGCAACAACCGCCTCCGCATGGTGGTCCGGCGGATGGGCCGTGTGCCGGGCATCAAGTTCTCCAAGGAGAAGACAGCATG GGTGGACGTGGTGAACAGGCGCCTGGTGGTGGAGAAAAGTGGCTCAACGCCATCAGAGAGCGGCTCCGAGGACGGGCTGCGGCGCATCGTCCACCTCTACACCACCTCCGATGACTACTGCCTGGGCTTCAACATCCGCGGCGGCAGGGAGTTCGGCCTCGGCATCTACGTCTCCAA GGTGGACCCtggggggctggcagagcagaacGGCATTCGAGTGGGAGACCAAGTCCTTGCAGCCAACGGAGTCAAGTTCGAAGACATAAGCCATAGCAAGGCAGTGGAGGTGCTCAAGGGGCAGACCCACATCATGCTAACCATCAAG GAGACCGGCCGGTTCCCTGCCTACAAGGAGATGGTGGCCGAGTACTGCTGGCTCAGTCGCT TGACCAacgggcagctgcagcagctgtctcAGACCTCGGAGACcagctcctccatctcctcctacTCCTCGGGGCCAGCACCAGGGGCGGTGAACGGGCTGGGGACGgccaccccagggccccccaccCGCACCGTGGATGTGGCCATCTCCACGGAGGATGGGCCACGGCGGGGCTGGGCACGGGAGCGTGCCGAGCGGGCCATGCAGACCGAGCCGGCCACCGAGGGGCTGCCAGAGACGCGGCGCACGGTGCGGCCCCCCGAGCTGCTGCGGGACACGGCCATCCGGGGCCAGGGTGCCCGcgagccccccggcacccacccgcGCCGTGCCTTCGCCCACTCTCCCAAGACGGCACTACTGCTGGCGCTgagccggccccggcagcccaTCACGCGCTCCCAGAGCGACCTCACCGTTGCCG AGGAGAAGCGGAAGAAGGAGAAGCCTGAGGTACAAGGGGCACggggggcccccccggggctgcacCGCTCCAAGACCCTCGTCAACCTCTTCTTCAAGGGGGGTCGTGCCACCAGCCAGAGCTGGGTCCCACCCAGCCAGGAGCCCCCCGCCTCCGACCGCCGGGCACGCGCCAAGTCCCCAGGGCGCCCTGATGGGGACAGAG TAGGTGCTGTGCAGAAGTTTGTCATCCGGAGCCTGAAGCGGG AGAAAAGCCGGCGTGCCAGCATCCTGGGCCCGGCGGGCATCGCCGCCTTGCAGCCCAACGGCAGCGACCCCGAGGCCCGGCTCCCGCACATCCAGGACACCGCCGCACGCCTCCTCAGCCCCGACGAGGTGACAGCCGTGCTCCGCCACTGCTCCCGG TACCTGCGTGAGGGCAGCGTGGAGGATTTGGTGCGGCCACTGCTGGCCATCCTGGACCGGCCCGAGAAGGTCCTGCTGCTGCGGGATGTGAG GAGCGTGGTGGCCCCCACAGACCTGGGCCGGTTTGACAGCATGGTGATGCCCCTGGAGCTGGAAGCTTTCGACGCCCTCAAGAGCCGCTCAG tgcGCTCACCTGCCCTCCGCCCAGCCCACCACGACGTCCCCCCCAAGAGACACCTCATCACACCAGTGCCTG ACTATCGGGGCGGGTTTCTGCTGAAGCCGGCGGGGGCCCCGGAGCCGGAGgaagctggggggctgcaggcgagcccggcccggccccgagcCTCTCCCAGCCCCCGCCGGCTTCACCCCCGCACCTACACCCCGCTCCCTGACGTGCCAGTGGATGCCTACGCCTGCGCCAGCCGCCCCCCACCCgccaccagcccccagccccccaactgGCTGCTGGCCGAGCCCCCCCCGGGCGAGGGGCACGGGCGCttgcgcagcccccggcccccctggCACAAGGAGCCCCCCGGGTCAGTGCCCGACGGAGGGGCTGACGTGCTGGGGAAGCCCCGGTGGGCACGGCCCCTCCTCGCACCCCTCTTTGGGGGGCCAGGGGGTGAGGTGGGGGCTGGGGCGGCCACCAATGGCcctggggatgctggcagggaggaagaggaggaggaggagtaccGGTTGCTCACCGTCACCCTCTCCAAGCTGAAGCACTCGCTGG GGATCAGCATCTCCGGTGGCATCGAGTCGAGGGCGCAGCCAGTGGTGAAGATCGAGAAGATCTTCCCCGGGGGAGCTGCCTTCCTCAGCGGCGTCCTCAAG GCCGGGCAGGAGCTGGTGTCGGTGGATGGGGAGAGCCTGCAGAATGTCACCCACCAGCGGGCCGTGGACATCATCCGCCAGGCCTACCGCAACAAAGCCAAGGAGCCCATGGAGCTGGTGGTGCGGGTGGCTGGAGTCCCCCCGGAGTGA
- the PDZD7 gene encoding PDZ domain-containing protein 7 isoform X3 encodes MAQGWDAALSGMTAGSRSQSSSSEASLAPRCLLSKQSRLLNGAARGSRAASPMGRVILINTPIEASSNESDIINAITVEKSVDGRLGFSVRGGSEHGLGIFVSKVEEGSAAEQAGLCVGDKITEVNSVSLENITMSSAVKVLTGNNRLRMVVRRMGRVPGIKFSKEKTAWVDVVNRRLVVEKSGSTPSESGSEDGLRRIVHLYTTSDDYCLGFNIRGGREFGLGIYVSKVDPGGLAEQNGIRVGDQVLAANGVKFEDISHSKAVEVLKGQTHIMLTIKETGRFPAYKEMVAEYCWLSRLTNGQLQQLSQTSETSSSISSYSSGPAPGAVNGLGTATPGPPTRTVDVAISTEDGPRRGWARERAERAMQTEPATEGLPETRRTVRPPELLRDTAIRGQGAREPPGTHPRRAFAHSPKTALLLALSRPRQPITRSQSDLTVAEEKRKKEKPEVQGARGAPPGLHRSKTLVNLFFKGGRATSQSWVPPSQEPPASDRRARAKSPGRPDGDREKSRRASILGPAGIAALQPNGSDPEARLPHIQDTAARLLSPDEVTAVLRHCSRYLREGSVEDLVRPLLAILDRPEKVLLLRDVRSVVAPTDLGRFDSMVMPLELEAFDALKSRSVRSPALRPAHHDVPPKRHLITPVPDYRGGFLLKPAGAPEPEEAGGLQASPARPRASPSPRRLHPRTYTPLPDVPVDAYACASRPPPATSPQPPNWLLAEPPPGEGHGRLRSPRPPWHKEPPGSVPDGGADVLGKPRWARPLLAPLFGGPGGEVGAGAATNGPGDAGREEEEEEEYRLLTVTLSKLKHSLGISISGGIESRAQPVVKIEKIFPGGAAFLSGVLKAGQELVSVDGESLQNVTHQRAVDIIRQAYRNKAKEPMELVVRVAGVPPE; translated from the exons ATGGCCCAGGGCTGGGACGCAGCGCTGTCGGGGATGACGGCGGGCAGCCGGTCGCAGAGCTCCAGCAGCGAGGCCAGCCTGGCTCCCCGCTGCCTCCTCAGCAAGCAGAGCCGCCTGCTCAACGGGGCCGCCCGGGGCAGCCGTGCCGCCTCCCCCATGGGCCGCGTCATCCTCATCAACACCCCCATCGAAG CCAGCAGCAACGAGAGTGACATCATCAATGCCATCACAGTGGAGAAGAGCGTGGACGGCAGGCTGGGCTTCAGCGTCCGCGGCGGCTCTGAGCACGGGCTGGGCATCTTCGTCAGCAAGGTGGAGGAGGGCAGCGCTGCCG AGCAGGCCGGGCTGTGTGTTGGTGACAAGATCACGGAGGTGAACAGCGTGAGCCTGGAGAACATCACCATGAGCAGCGCCGTCAAGGTCCTCACTGGCAACAACCGCCTCCGCATGGTGGTCCGGCGGATGGGCCGTGTGCCGGGCATCAAGTTCTCCAAGGAGAAGACAGCATG GGTGGACGTGGTGAACAGGCGCCTGGTGGTGGAGAAAAGTGGCTCAACGCCATCAGAGAGCGGCTCCGAGGACGGGCTGCGGCGCATCGTCCACCTCTACACCACCTCCGATGACTACTGCCTGGGCTTCAACATCCGCGGCGGCAGGGAGTTCGGCCTCGGCATCTACGTCTCCAA GGTGGACCCtggggggctggcagagcagaacGGCATTCGAGTGGGAGACCAAGTCCTTGCAGCCAACGGAGTCAAGTTCGAAGACATAAGCCATAGCAAGGCAGTGGAGGTGCTCAAGGGGCAGACCCACATCATGCTAACCATCAAG GAGACCGGCCGGTTCCCTGCCTACAAGGAGATGGTGGCCGAGTACTGCTGGCTCAGTCGCT TGACCAacgggcagctgcagcagctgtctcAGACCTCGGAGACcagctcctccatctcctcctacTCCTCGGGGCCAGCACCAGGGGCGGTGAACGGGCTGGGGACGgccaccccagggccccccaccCGCACCGTGGATGTGGCCATCTCCACGGAGGATGGGCCACGGCGGGGCTGGGCACGGGAGCGTGCCGAGCGGGCCATGCAGACCGAGCCGGCCACCGAGGGGCTGCCAGAGACGCGGCGCACGGTGCGGCCCCCCGAGCTGCTGCGGGACACGGCCATCCGGGGCCAGGGTGCCCGcgagccccccggcacccacccgcGCCGTGCCTTCGCCCACTCTCCCAAGACGGCACTACTGCTGGCGCTgagccggccccggcagcccaTCACGCGCTCCCAGAGCGACCTCACCGTTGCCG AGGAGAAGCGGAAGAAGGAGAAGCCTGAGGTACAAGGGGCACggggggcccccccggggctgcacCGCTCCAAGACCCTCGTCAACCTCTTCTTCAAGGGGGGTCGTGCCACCAGCCAGAGCTGGGTCCCACCCAGCCAGGAGCCCCCCGCCTCCGACCGCCGGGCACGCGCCAAGTCCCCAGGGCGCCCTGATGGGGACAGAG AGAAAAGCCGGCGTGCCAGCATCCTGGGCCCGGCGGGCATCGCCGCCTTGCAGCCCAACGGCAGCGACCCCGAGGCCCGGCTCCCGCACATCCAGGACACCGCCGCACGCCTCCTCAGCCCCGACGAGGTGACAGCCGTGCTCCGCCACTGCTCCCGG TACCTGCGTGAGGGCAGCGTGGAGGATTTGGTGCGGCCACTGCTGGCCATCCTGGACCGGCCCGAGAAGGTCCTGCTGCTGCGGGATGTGAG GAGCGTGGTGGCCCCCACAGACCTGGGCCGGTTTGACAGCATGGTGATGCCCCTGGAGCTGGAAGCTTTCGACGCCCTCAAGAGCCGCTCAG tgcGCTCACCTGCCCTCCGCCCAGCCCACCACGACGTCCCCCCCAAGAGACACCTCATCACACCAGTGCCTG ACTATCGGGGCGGGTTTCTGCTGAAGCCGGCGGGGGCCCCGGAGCCGGAGgaagctggggggctgcaggcgagcccggcccggccccgagcCTCTCCCAGCCCCCGCCGGCTTCACCCCCGCACCTACACCCCGCTCCCTGACGTGCCAGTGGATGCCTACGCCTGCGCCAGCCGCCCCCCACCCgccaccagcccccagccccccaactgGCTGCTGGCCGAGCCCCCCCCGGGCGAGGGGCACGGGCGCttgcgcagcccccggcccccctggCACAAGGAGCCCCCCGGGTCAGTGCCCGACGGAGGGGCTGACGTGCTGGGGAAGCCCCGGTGGGCACGGCCCCTCCTCGCACCCCTCTTTGGGGGGCCAGGGGGTGAGGTGGGGGCTGGGGCGGCCACCAATGGCcctggggatgctggcagggaggaagaggaggaggaggagtaccGGTTGCTCACCGTCACCCTCTCCAAGCTGAAGCACTCGCTGG GGATCAGCATCTCCGGTGGCATCGAGTCGAGGGCGCAGCCAGTGGTGAAGATCGAGAAGATCTTCCCCGGGGGAGCTGCCTTCCTCAGCGGCGTCCTCAAG GCCGGGCAGGAGCTGGTGTCGGTGGATGGGGAGAGCCTGCAGAATGTCACCCACCAGCGGGCCGTGGACATCATCCGCCAGGCCTACCGCAACAAAGCCAAGGAGCCCATGGAGCTGGTGGTGCGGGTGGCTGGAGTCCCCCCGGAGTGA
- the PDZD7 gene encoding PDZ domain-containing protein 7 isoform X2, whose protein sequence is MAQGWDAALSGMTAGSRSQSSSSEASLAPRCLLSKQSRLLNGAARGSRAASPMGRVILINTPIEASSNESDIINAITVEKSVDGRLGFSVRGGSEHGLGIFVSKVEEGSAAEQAGLCVGDKITEVNSVSLENITMSSAVKVLTGNNRLRMVVRRMGRVPGIKFSKEKTAWVDVVNRRLVVEKSGSTPSESGSEDGLRRIVHLYTTSDDYCLGFNIRGGREFGLGIYVSKVDPGGLAEQNGIRVGDQVLAANGVKFEDISHSKAVEVLKGQTHIMLTIKETGRFPAYKEMVAEYCWLSRLTNGQLQQLSQTSETSSSISSYSSGPAPGAVNGLGTATPGPPTRTVDVAISTEDGPRRGWARERAERAMQTEPATEGLPETRRTVRPPELLRDTAIRGQGAREPPGTHPRRAFAHSPKTALLLALSRPRQPITRSQSDLTVAEEKRKKEKPEVQGARGAPPGLHRSKTLVNLFFKGGRATSQSWVPPSQEPPASDRRARAKSPGRPDGDRVGAVQKFVIRSLKREKSRRASILGPAGIAALQPNGSDPEARLPHIQDTAARLLSPDEVTAVLRHCSRYLREGSVEDLVRPLLAILDRPEKVLLLRDVRSVVAPTDLGRFDSMVMPLELEAFDALKSRSAHHDVPPKRHLITPVPDYRGGFLLKPAGAPEPEEAGGLQASPARPRASPSPRRLHPRTYTPLPDVPVDAYACASRPPPATSPQPPNWLLAEPPPGEGHGRLRSPRPPWHKEPPGSVPDGGADVLGKPRWARPLLAPLFGGPGGEVGAGAATNGPGDAGREEEEEEEYRLLTVTLSKLKHSLGISISGGIESRAQPVVKIEKIFPGGAAFLSGVLKAGQELVSVDGESLQNVTHQRAVDIIRQAYRNKAKEPMELVVRVAGVPPE, encoded by the exons ATGGCCCAGGGCTGGGACGCAGCGCTGTCGGGGATGACGGCGGGCAGCCGGTCGCAGAGCTCCAGCAGCGAGGCCAGCCTGGCTCCCCGCTGCCTCCTCAGCAAGCAGAGCCGCCTGCTCAACGGGGCCGCCCGGGGCAGCCGTGCCGCCTCCCCCATGGGCCGCGTCATCCTCATCAACACCCCCATCGAAG CCAGCAGCAACGAGAGTGACATCATCAATGCCATCACAGTGGAGAAGAGCGTGGACGGCAGGCTGGGCTTCAGCGTCCGCGGCGGCTCTGAGCACGGGCTGGGCATCTTCGTCAGCAAGGTGGAGGAGGGCAGCGCTGCCG AGCAGGCCGGGCTGTGTGTTGGTGACAAGATCACGGAGGTGAACAGCGTGAGCCTGGAGAACATCACCATGAGCAGCGCCGTCAAGGTCCTCACTGGCAACAACCGCCTCCGCATGGTGGTCCGGCGGATGGGCCGTGTGCCGGGCATCAAGTTCTCCAAGGAGAAGACAGCATG GGTGGACGTGGTGAACAGGCGCCTGGTGGTGGAGAAAAGTGGCTCAACGCCATCAGAGAGCGGCTCCGAGGACGGGCTGCGGCGCATCGTCCACCTCTACACCACCTCCGATGACTACTGCCTGGGCTTCAACATCCGCGGCGGCAGGGAGTTCGGCCTCGGCATCTACGTCTCCAA GGTGGACCCtggggggctggcagagcagaacGGCATTCGAGTGGGAGACCAAGTCCTTGCAGCCAACGGAGTCAAGTTCGAAGACATAAGCCATAGCAAGGCAGTGGAGGTGCTCAAGGGGCAGACCCACATCATGCTAACCATCAAG GAGACCGGCCGGTTCCCTGCCTACAAGGAGATGGTGGCCGAGTACTGCTGGCTCAGTCGCT TGACCAacgggcagctgcagcagctgtctcAGACCTCGGAGACcagctcctccatctcctcctacTCCTCGGGGCCAGCACCAGGGGCGGTGAACGGGCTGGGGACGgccaccccagggccccccaccCGCACCGTGGATGTGGCCATCTCCACGGAGGATGGGCCACGGCGGGGCTGGGCACGGGAGCGTGCCGAGCGGGCCATGCAGACCGAGCCGGCCACCGAGGGGCTGCCAGAGACGCGGCGCACGGTGCGGCCCCCCGAGCTGCTGCGGGACACGGCCATCCGGGGCCAGGGTGCCCGcgagccccccggcacccacccgcGCCGTGCCTTCGCCCACTCTCCCAAGACGGCACTACTGCTGGCGCTgagccggccccggcagcccaTCACGCGCTCCCAGAGCGACCTCACCGTTGCCG AGGAGAAGCGGAAGAAGGAGAAGCCTGAGGTACAAGGGGCACggggggcccccccggggctgcacCGCTCCAAGACCCTCGTCAACCTCTTCTTCAAGGGGGGTCGTGCCACCAGCCAGAGCTGGGTCCCACCCAGCCAGGAGCCCCCCGCCTCCGACCGCCGGGCACGCGCCAAGTCCCCAGGGCGCCCTGATGGGGACAGAG TAGGTGCTGTGCAGAAGTTTGTCATCCGGAGCCTGAAGCGGG AGAAAAGCCGGCGTGCCAGCATCCTGGGCCCGGCGGGCATCGCCGCCTTGCAGCCCAACGGCAGCGACCCCGAGGCCCGGCTCCCGCACATCCAGGACACCGCCGCACGCCTCCTCAGCCCCGACGAGGTGACAGCCGTGCTCCGCCACTGCTCCCGG TACCTGCGTGAGGGCAGCGTGGAGGATTTGGTGCGGCCACTGCTGGCCATCCTGGACCGGCCCGAGAAGGTCCTGCTGCTGCGGGATGTGAG GAGCGTGGTGGCCCCCACAGACCTGGGCCGGTTTGACAGCATGGTGATGCCCCTGGAGCTGGAAGCTTTCGACGCCCTCAAGAGCCGCTCAG CCCACCACGACGTCCCCCCCAAGAGACACCTCATCACACCAGTGCCTG ACTATCGGGGCGGGTTTCTGCTGAAGCCGGCGGGGGCCCCGGAGCCGGAGgaagctggggggctgcaggcgagcccggcccggccccgagcCTCTCCCAGCCCCCGCCGGCTTCACCCCCGCACCTACACCCCGCTCCCTGACGTGCCAGTGGATGCCTACGCCTGCGCCAGCCGCCCCCCACCCgccaccagcccccagccccccaactgGCTGCTGGCCGAGCCCCCCCCGGGCGAGGGGCACGGGCGCttgcgcagcccccggcccccctggCACAAGGAGCCCCCCGGGTCAGTGCCCGACGGAGGGGCTGACGTGCTGGGGAAGCCCCGGTGGGCACGGCCCCTCCTCGCACCCCTCTTTGGGGGGCCAGGGGGTGAGGTGGGGGCTGGGGCGGCCACCAATGGCcctggggatgctggcagggaggaagaggaggaggaggagtaccGGTTGCTCACCGTCACCCTCTCCAAGCTGAAGCACTCGCTGG GGATCAGCATCTCCGGTGGCATCGAGTCGAGGGCGCAGCCAGTGGTGAAGATCGAGAAGATCTTCCCCGGGGGAGCTGCCTTCCTCAGCGGCGTCCTCAAG GCCGGGCAGGAGCTGGTGTCGGTGGATGGGGAGAGCCTGCAGAATGTCACCCACCAGCGGGCCGTGGACATCATCCGCCAGGCCTACCGCAACAAAGCCAAGGAGCCCATGGAGCTGGTGGTGCGGGTGGCTGGAGTCCCCCCGGAGTGA